Proteins encoded within one genomic window of Lysinibacillus sphaericus:
- a CDS encoding PilZ domain-containing protein has translation MKFKRQEGFRFKFDEPVNMTFAVYENGKVNHAQTAIADLLDISPRGLKMFTEVDLGLRPAPLDLRFVLDTREIRVYGEVIWSRPYGNGKQYGVFFNNQGAVEDLIVDELKARRKKEAAEAKMKKINS, from the coding sequence ATGAAATTTAAACGTCAAGAAGGCTTCCGGTTTAAATTTGACGAGCCTGTTAATATGACCTTTGCGGTATATGAAAATGGCAAAGTGAATCATGCACAAACGGCAATCGCTGATTTGTTAGATATTAGTCCGAGGGGATTAAAGATGTTTACCGAGGTCGATTTAGGTTTACGTCCTGCACCACTTGATTTGCGTTTTGTTTTGGATACAAGAGAAATTCGTGTATACGGAGAGGTTATTTGGAGCCGCCCTTATGGCAATGGGAAACAATATGGCGTGTTTTTCAATAATCAGGGTGCTGTCGAGGATTTGATTGTTGATGAGCTAAAAGCCCGCCGTAAAAAAGAGGCAGCCGAAGCCAAGATGAAAAAAATCAATTCTTAA
- the fliS gene encoding flagellar export chaperone FliS, with translation MAANLTAQNAYKQNSVTTASPGELTLMLYNGCLKFLSKAKLAIQDKNIQDKNTNLIKAQAIISELMATLNMDIEVSNNMFALYEYMNRRLVEANIQNDVSIIEEVEGFVTEFRDTWKEVIRINRQQQFGNGNNAQV, from the coding sequence TATAAGCAAAATAGTGTCACAACTGCTTCACCTGGAGAGCTTACATTAATGCTTTATAATGGATGTTTAAAGTTCTTAAGTAAAGCTAAACTTGCGATTCAAGATAAGAATATTCAAGACAAAAATACAAATTTAATAAAAGCACAAGCGATTATTAGTGAGCTTATGGCAACACTTAATATGGACATTGAAGTGTCGAATAATATGTTTGCTCTTTATGAATATATGAATCGTCGTTTAGTAGAAGCAAATATCCAAAATGATGTTAGTATCATTGAAGAAGTTGAAGGATTTGTGACGGAATTCCGTGATACATGGAAAGAAGTGATTCGCATTAATCGACAGCAACAATTCGGTAATGGGAATAATGCACAAGTTTAA